A section of the Pseudomonadota bacterium genome encodes:
- the moaC gene encoding cyclic pyranopterin monophosphate synthase MoaC, with protein sequence MSLSHIDNNNRPTMVDVTDKDATRRSAAAESRVRFPADVFASLMSHDLNAKKGPIIDTAIIAGVMAAKRTHELIPFCHPLPLDGVSIHIVTSEDTHELVVTARCKVTHKTGVEMEALTAASVAALTIYDMCKALSHDIEIRATRLVEKRGGKTDVGA encoded by the coding sequence GTGTCGCTGTCCCATATCGACAACAACAACCGCCCCACAATGGTCGATGTGACCGATAAAGACGCGACCCGGAGGAGCGCGGCCGCCGAAAGTCGTGTGCGCTTTCCGGCCGACGTATTCGCGTCCCTTATGTCACACGATCTCAACGCGAAAAAAGGACCGATCATCGACACCGCAATCATCGCAGGCGTGATGGCGGCCAAACGCACGCATGAGCTCATTCCATTTTGTCACCCATTGCCGCTGGATGGCGTGAGCATCCACATCGTCACGAGCGAAGACACACACGAATTGGTCGTCACCGCCCGATGCAAGGTCACCCACAAAACCGGTGTTGAAATGGAAGCACTGACCGCTGCGTCGGTGGCGGCATTGACGATCTACGACATGTGCAAGGCCCTGTCGCACGACATCGAAATACGCGCCACGCGACTCGTCGAGAAACGTGGCGGTAAAACGGATGTCGGCGCATGA
- a CDS encoding MoaD/ThiS family protein has protein sequence MITLQIEYFATLREQAGQSRQTLDTELRDARAVYALLANEHQFSLGVDDLKLAVNDRFADWSHTLNDGDRLVFIPPVSGG, from the coding sequence ATGATCACACTTCAGATCGAGTACTTCGCCACACTGCGCGAACAGGCAGGTCAATCCCGCCAAACACTCGATACTGAATTGCGCGATGCAAGGGCCGTTTATGCGTTGCTCGCCAACGAACACCAATTTTCGCTCGGCGTTGACGATTTAAAACTGGCCGTTAACGACAGGTTTGCCGACTGGTCACACACACTCAATGACGGCGATCGACTGGTATTCATTCCACCTGTATCCGGGGGCTGA
- a CDS encoding molybdenum cofactor biosynthesis protein MoaE: MFELTDTDIDIEALRHAHAHDASGGFVCFEGWVRNHNDGREVRGLQYEAYAPLALSEGNAIVSEALDKFNIRTARCQHRVGELAIGGVAVWVGTGSDHRDAAFRACRYIIDEIKARVPIWKKELYVSGDTQWIDCRDEETP; this comes from the coding sequence ATGTTCGAATTGACCGACACCGATATCGATATCGAGGCGCTCAGGCATGCGCACGCGCACGACGCTTCAGGCGGTTTCGTGTGTTTTGAAGGATGGGTGCGCAATCATAATGATGGGCGTGAAGTACGCGGCTTACAGTATGAAGCGTATGCCCCACTCGCCCTGAGTGAGGGCAACGCGATTGTGAGCGAAGCGCTCGACAAATTCAATATTCGCACTGCTCGCTGTCAACACCGTGTTGGCGAACTGGCCATCGGTGGCGTTGCGGTGTGGGTGGGTACAGGCAGCGATCATCGTGATGCGGCGTTTCGCGCCTGCCGGTACATTATCGATGAAATCAAAGCGCGCGTGCCGATCTGGAAAAAAGAGCTTTATGTGAGCGGCGATACGCAATGGATCGATTGTCGCGATGAGGAAACGCCTTAA
- a CDS encoding TfoX/Sxy family protein, translating to MSEFVDFLQEQFELFGRINSKRMFGGHGLFYDGLMIGLVADDTLYLKVDKQSKAQFEQSGLAPFRYNKNGKWMTMSYHQAPPEALDDPEVMREWANLAFEAARRSKK from the coding sequence ATGAGTGAGTTTGTTGACTTTCTGCAGGAGCAATTCGAGCTGTTCGGTCGCATCAACAGTAAAAGAATGTTTGGCGGACATGGTTTGTTTTACGACGGCCTGATGATTGGTCTGGTGGCCGACGATACGCTATACCTAAAAGTGGACAAGCAATCGAAGGCGCAATTTGAGCAGTCTGGGCTGGCACCTTTTCGCTATAACAAGAACGGCAAGTGGATGACGATGAGCTACCATCAAGCACCACCGGAAGCACTGGACGATCCGGAGGTCATGCGAGAGTGGGCGAATCTCGCTTTCGAAGCCGCACGTCGCAGTAAGAAGTAG
- a CDS encoding Xaa-Pro peptidase family protein yields the protein MDSSKRLFLKTAAAALATPLAGCATTAVSFRNGVIGVDAFPPPIDVRERQQRVARAQALMHTHQIDAILLEPGSAMAYFSGIDWWRSERLVAVIIPAQGDIAVVAPHFEEPSIRELMTFGDDVRTWQEHDDPFALVNGILSDRGLAGSRRLGLEDTVRYFVPDGLRRSAPELDLVAATPVTLGCRMYKSDNELRLMRAANQVTLSAYEEVMATISEGMTGDDIKQRMNAAQAARGGKSAWSIALIGPASAYPHGTKKQAPLRRGDIVLMDAGCGVHGYKSDISRTFVLGAANSEQRTMWNHVREGQERAMVAARLGVPAGKVDDTVRAWYASLGYGPGYATPGLSHRTGHGIGMDGHEPVNFVHGETTPLAPGMCFSNEPGLYDFSRFGVRIEDCLYMTEDGAKWFTEPPDSIDAPLGRMGPVI from the coding sequence ATGGACTCTAGCAAACGTCTTTTTCTTAAAACCGCGGCGGCGGCATTAGCCACACCGTTAGCGGGGTGTGCGACCACGGCGGTATCGTTTCGCAACGGCGTCATCGGCGTCGACGCGTTTCCGCCACCGATTGACGTACGCGAACGACAACAACGCGTAGCGCGTGCCCAAGCGCTCATGCATACCCATCAAATCGATGCGATCTTGCTCGAACCCGGTTCGGCCATGGCTTATTTTTCGGGCATAGACTGGTGGCGAAGTGAGCGGCTCGTGGCGGTGATCATCCCTGCACAAGGCGATATCGCGGTCGTGGCGCCGCATTTTGAAGAGCCCTCGATTCGCGAATTGATGACGTTTGGCGACGATGTGCGCACCTGGCAGGAACACGACGATCCGTTTGCCCTTGTTAACGGCATTCTCAGTGATCGCGGCTTAGCCGGCTCACGACGCCTCGGGCTCGAGGACACCGTACGGTATTTTGTGCCCGACGGTTTGCGTCGATCGGCGCCGGAGCTTGATCTCGTCGCGGCAACGCCCGTCACCCTTGGCTGCCGAATGTACAAATCAGACAACGAACTGCGTCTTATGCGCGCCGCGAATCAGGTGACGCTGTCGGCGTATGAAGAGGTCATGGCGACGATCAGCGAGGGCATGACCGGCGATGACATCAAACAGCGCATGAACGCCGCCCAGGCAGCACGCGGCGGTAAGAGCGCTTGGTCGATTGCGTTGATCGGCCCGGCGAGCGCCTATCCTCACGGCACGAAAAAACAAGCGCCGCTAAGGCGGGGGGATATCGTGTTGATGGACGCCGGGTGCGGAGTGCACGGCTACAAGTCGGATATTTCTCGCACCTTTGTGCTCGGTGCCGCCAATAGCGAGCAGCGCACCATGTGGAACCACGTGCGAGAAGGACAAGAGCGCGCCATGGTCGCCGCCCGCCTCGGCGTGCCGGCTGGCAAAGTCGATGACACGGTACGTGCTTGGTATGCGTCGTTGGGGTATGGCCCGGGTTACGCGACGCCCGGATTGAGCCATCGAACCGGTCACGGTATTGGCATGGACGGACACGAGCCGGTCAATTTTGTCCATGGCGAAACCACTCCGTTGGCGCCGGGAATGTGCTTTTCAAATGAACCAGGGCTGTACGATTTTTCGCGTTTCGGCGTGCGCATCGAGGACTGTCTATATATGACCGAAGACGGTGCCAAGTGGTTTACTGAGCCGCCTGATTCGATCGACGCGCCCTTAGGTCGGATGGGGCCGGTCATTTAA